A region from the Musa acuminata AAA Group cultivar baxijiao chromosome BXJ1-10, Cavendish_Baxijiao_AAA, whole genome shotgun sequence genome encodes:
- the LOC135595669 gene encoding plasma membrane-associated cation-binding protein 1-like, translating to MVNYWKSKVLPTIKKVFDRNGKKAAAAEACKSFDESKEDISKEFEEKKTDLQPKVVEIYEASAVEIKTLVKKPTGSGLKKKSTVVIKFIEELVKIEFPGSKPVSEAAAKYGPGLVSGPVIFLFEQVSTLLPAEEPPAPAEPAVESTSKDITPETAEEIKKEEAEAEVEEAPAPADPAPSDPSPETEKPAEPAAEPAKA from the exons ATGGTGAATTACTGGAAGTCTAAAGTCCTTCCGACGATCAAGAAGGTGTTTGACAGGAACGGCAAGAAGGCTGCCGCCGCCGAGGCATGCAAGTCCTTCGACGAATCGAAG GAGgacatcagcaaggagttcgaagAGAAGAAGACTGACCTGCAGCCCAAAGTTGTGGAGATCTACGAAGCTTCTGCCGTTGAAATCAAG ACTCTGGTGAAGAAACCGACGGGGTCAGGACTGAAGAAGAAATCAACTGTTGTGATCAAGTTCATCGAGGAACTAGTGAAGATCG AGTTCCCTGGCTCGAAGCCGGTGAGCGAGGCTGCCGCCAAGTACGGCCCCGGCCTCGTCTCCGGTCCCGTGATCTTCCTCTTCGAGCAGGTGTCCACCTTACTCCCCGCAGAGGAGCCGCCTGCTCCCGCCGAACCGGCCGTCGAGAGCACCAGCAAGGATATTACACCGGAAACCGCGGAGGAGATCAAGAAGGAAGAGGCTGAGGCGGAGGTGGAAGAGGCACCTGCCCCGGCCGACCCGGCTCCCTCGGACCCCTCCCCGGAGACGGAGAAACCGGCCGAGCCAGCGGCTGAACCCGCCAAGGCTTGA